A part of Chloroflexota bacterium genomic DNA contains:
- a CDS encoding RNA-binding transcriptional accessory protein gives MNLIKTIAAQLNLPVGKVQNTIDLLDQGNTIPFIARYRKEVTGTLDEEQIRNINETWERLKSLEERREIILQTISEQGKLTDELKQSILEASTMTALEDLYQPYRPKRRTRAMIAREKGLEPLATLIIEQQKKNQSLSALVKPFLTDQVTSMEDALAGAKDIVAEEISENALVRQLTREKGLKFGKISSEKVPDVKDEREVFQIYYQFECALKYLRPHQVLALNRGEREKILRVKITIDERDWRTAIRSQFSPNRRSLFFDALNEASDDCANRLLLPSIERDIRNSLTEDADTHAIDLFAKNLKALLTQPPLADQVILAIDPGFRTGSKIAVIDETGKLLETGTIYPHPPQNQRDKAKQIINALVAKYHITLIVIGNGTASRETEMLAAEITQENANLHYLITSEAGASVYSASKLARKEFPDLDVSIRGAVSIGRRVQDPLAELVKIDPKSIGVGLYQHDVNQANLNNALNQVVESVVNSVGVELNTASSALLTHIVGIGPSLAEKVVQYREENGPFQTREAVKNVPGMGPKSFEQAAGFLRIREGANPLDATAIHPESYDVATKVLDRLQLPEITSTSDRIKRVQKFTEYTDLNALAKSVNTGVPTLTDILDEIARPGRDPREDLPKPILRVDVLKMDDLTPGMQLKGTIRNVVDFGAFVDIGVKTDGLLHRSRIPRQIQLQVGDIIDVIIQSIDKDRNRIALEMKDSNPS, from the coding sequence ATGAACTTGATCAAAACCATTGCAGCACAACTAAACCTCCCCGTTGGCAAAGTCCAAAACACTATTGATCTACTCGATCAGGGCAACACCATCCCCTTTATCGCCCGTTACCGCAAAGAAGTGACCGGAACGCTTGACGAAGAACAGATCCGTAATATCAATGAGACCTGGGAACGGCTGAAGAGCCTTGAGGAACGTCGGGAAATCATCCTTCAAACCATTTCTGAACAAGGCAAACTCACCGACGAACTGAAACAATCCATTCTCGAAGCCTCAACCATGACCGCCCTGGAGGACCTCTACCAACCCTACCGGCCCAAACGACGCACGCGTGCGATGATTGCCCGCGAAAAAGGCCTAGAACCCCTTGCGACGTTGATTATCGAGCAACAGAAAAAGAATCAAAGTTTATCCGCTTTAGTCAAGCCCTTCCTGACCGATCAGGTGACCTCAATGGAAGATGCTCTGGCCGGAGCGAAAGACATCGTGGCGGAAGAAATCAGTGAAAATGCCCTGGTCCGACAACTTACTCGAGAAAAGGGACTAAAATTCGGGAAGATTTCTTCCGAAAAGGTGCCGGACGTCAAAGATGAACGGGAAGTCTTCCAAATTTACTACCAATTCGAATGCGCTCTGAAATACCTCCGTCCCCATCAGGTCCTGGCCCTCAATCGAGGTGAGCGCGAGAAAATCCTGCGGGTGAAGATCACCATAGATGAACGCGATTGGCGTACGGCCATTCGCTCCCAATTTTCACCCAATCGCCGTTCCCTCTTCTTTGACGCGCTCAACGAAGCCTCGGATGATTGCGCCAACCGCCTGCTCCTGCCATCCATTGAACGTGATATTCGCAACTCACTGACGGAGGACGCAGACACCCACGCCATTGACCTCTTCGCCAAGAATCTCAAAGCCTTGCTGACCCAGCCGCCCTTGGCGGATCAGGTGATCTTGGCCATTGACCCGGGCTTTCGTACCGGCAGCAAGATTGCTGTGATTGATGAGACCGGAAAATTACTGGAAACCGGAACCATCTACCCCCATCCACCTCAAAATCAACGCGACAAGGCCAAACAGATCATCAATGCTCTGGTTGCAAAATACCATATTACGCTGATTGTGATCGGCAATGGCACCGCTTCACGCGAGACGGAGATGCTGGCTGCTGAAATCACCCAGGAGAATGCCAATCTACACTACCTGATCACCAGTGAAGCCGGCGCTAGTGTCTATAGCGCCAGCAAACTGGCCCGCAAGGAATTCCCAGATCTGGATGTCTCGATTCGCGGCGCTGTCTCCATTGGCCGCCGTGTGCAGGACCCACTGGCGGAGTTGGTCAAGATCGACCCGAAATCCATCGGCGTCGGCTTATATCAACATGATGTCAACCAGGCAAACCTCAATAACGCTCTGAATCAAGTGGTCGAGTCGGTTGTGAACTCGGTTGGCGTGGAGCTAAATACAGCTTCCAGTGCCCTGCTCACGCACATCGTGGGGATTGGCCCCAGTCTGGCGGAAAAGGTTGTTCAATACCGCGAAGAAAACGGCCCATTCCAAACCCGGGAAGCCGTCAAGAATGTCCCAGGTATGGGACCAAAGTCCTTTGAGCAAGCTGCCGGCTTCCTCCGCATCCGTGAAGGGGCCAACCCACTGGATGCCACAGCCATCCATCCTGAAAGCTATGACGTCGCTACCAAAGTTTTAGATAGACTCCAGTTACCTGAAATCACATCCACTTCTGACCGGATCAAACGTGTCCAAAAATTTACGGAATACACCGACCTCAACGCCCTGGCGAAATCCGTGAACACTGGCGTCCCAACCCTGACGGACATCCTGGATGAGATCGCTCGCCCTGGCCGTGACCCCCGGGAAGACCTCCCCAAACCTATTTTACGCGTGGATGTATTGAAAATGGATGACCTGACACCAGGGATGCAATTAAAGGGTACAATTCGGAATGTCGTTGATTTTGGCGCCTTCGTTGATATTGGCGTCAAAACCGATGGTCTCCTCCATCGTTCAAGAATTCCGCGTCAAATCCAATTACAGGTCGGGGACATCATAGATGTCATCATTCAATCCATCGACAAGGATCGGAATCGGATTGCCCTGGAAATGAAAGATAGCAACCCTTCATGA
- a CDS encoding FadR family transcriptional regulator — translation MKRPPLSHQLSSFMTYLARQMAGGAETLPSLNDLSDELGVSIASLREALQVARAMGLVEVKPRTGIKCLPYRFAPAVTRSLAFAVSVEPDSFRHYSDLRNHVEASYWYQAVNCLTPSDIEELQDIIRIANQKLQSDPIQIPQTEHRRLHMIIYRRLDNEFVQGILESYWDIYDAVGLSIYEDRKYLERVWRYHQQMVDAIARHDHLAGYQALIAHMDLLFQRETQHTYLPFE, via the coding sequence ATGAAACGTCCACCTCTTTCCCACCAACTCTCCAGTTTTATGACGTATCTCGCGCGCCAGATGGCTGGCGGTGCCGAGACTCTGCCAAGTCTAAATGATTTAAGTGATGAGCTTGGAGTGAGTATCGCATCCTTGCGTGAGGCCCTGCAAGTTGCGCGGGCGATGGGGCTGGTGGAAGTCAAACCCCGTACAGGGATCAAATGTTTGCCGTATCGGTTTGCCCCTGCTGTGACCAGGAGCCTGGCTTTTGCGGTGAGCGTGGAACCGGATTCGTTCCGACATTATTCCGATCTTCGTAATCATGTCGAAGCGTCGTACTGGTACCAGGCGGTCAACTGCCTGACACCTAGTGATATTGAAGAGTTGCAGGATATTATCCGAATTGCTAATCAGAAGCTGCAATCGGATCCCATCCAAATCCCCCAAACAGAACATCGCCGACTGCATATGATCATTTATCGCCGGCTTGATAACGAATTTGTGCAAGGTATCCTGGAGAGTTATTGGGATATCTATGATGCTGTTGGATTGAGCATCTATGAAGACCGGAAATACCTCGAACGTGTATGGCGTTACCATCAGCAGATGGTAGATGCCATCGCACGCCACGACCATTTGGCTGGCTATCAGGCCCTGATTGCCCATATGGACCTGCTTTTCCAGCGTGAAACGCAACATACTTACCTGCCTTTTGAATAG
- a CDS encoding 2-oxoacid:acceptor oxidoreductase subunit alpha — translation MKKESETGQNMSKAINDFCMTVCTVNGSGSATANTTLLRAMFHMGIPVSGKNIFPSNIKGLPTWFSIRVSKDGYLARVAHDDIIVQMNSTTFSADVDYNVPGGVVFYADHIAVPIHRNDVIAYPMPVKQLISEAEVPRNLRDYMENMVYVGVVSQMLGIELDVVHEVLLSQFKNKSSVAESNFAMVKMAADWARDNLEKKDRYSVEAMPPLDDYIMTDGNTAGALGAIYGGFEFCGWYPITPATSLAESLNIFAPELRKDPETGKNTFAVVQAEDELASIGMAIGAGWAGIRSMTSTSGPGVSLMTEYMSLAYYAEVPLVLWDVQRVGPSTGLPTRTGQGDLNLTYFLGHGDTNQIILIPSSVNECFKFGWQAFDIAEKYQTPVIILSDLDLGMNLWMTKKFDYPDQPINRGKILWEEDLKNFGRDWGRYLDVDGDGIPYRTVMGNENPQAPYFTRGTGHDEYGNYSEAPEVWVRVMDRIKAKLENAREDLPKPEFRRLEGARIGLIAMGSTEPAMLEAQDKLEALGVKCDFMRIRALPFSKEVRKFIEEHDVNYVAELNRDGHLHQILSLDYCHMTEKMVSIAFMDGLPMTADLIVNALMDREG, via the coding sequence ATGAAAAAGGAATCGGAAACCGGGCAGAATATGTCGAAGGCCATAAATGACTTTTGCATGACAGTTTGCACGGTCAATGGCTCTGGCAGCGCCACAGCCAACACAACCCTCTTACGAGCCATGTTCCATATGGGGATCCCAGTATCCGGGAAGAATATATTTCCCTCCAACATCAAAGGTCTGCCCACCTGGTTTTCCATCCGAGTTTCCAAGGATGGATATCTGGCCCGGGTGGCCCATGACGACATCATCGTTCAGATGAACTCCACCACTTTTTCGGCGGACGTTGATTACAATGTGCCCGGCGGGGTGGTGTTCTATGCGGATCATATTGCAGTACCTATCCATCGCAACGATGTGATTGCTTATCCCATGCCTGTCAAGCAGTTGATCAGTGAAGCTGAGGTTCCGCGTAACCTGCGGGACTATATGGAAAACATGGTCTATGTCGGGGTGGTCTCCCAGATGTTGGGGATCGAACTAGATGTGGTTCATGAGGTCTTACTTAGCCAATTCAAAAATAAATCTTCTGTGGCCGAGAGTAACTTCGCAATGGTGAAGATGGCGGCAGATTGGGCAAGGGATAACCTGGAGAAGAAAGACCGTTATTCTGTGGAAGCCATGCCGCCATTAGATGATTACATCATGACAGATGGCAACACCGCTGGCGCGTTGGGCGCGATTTATGGTGGGTTTGAATTCTGCGGATGGTATCCGATTACACCGGCAACCAGCCTGGCCGAATCGCTCAACATATTTGCACCGGAATTGCGTAAGGACCCCGAAACCGGGAAGAACACCTTTGCCGTTGTTCAGGCCGAGGATGAACTGGCCTCAATCGGTATGGCGATTGGTGCAGGTTGGGCTGGAATTCGCTCAATGACCTCCACCTCCGGCCCAGGCGTCAGCCTGATGACGGAATATATGAGCCTGGCGTATTATGCTGAAGTTCCGCTGGTGCTGTGGGATGTGCAACGCGTTGGCCCCAGTACAGGGCTGCCGACCCGTACCGGGCAAGGCGATCTCAATCTGACCTATTTCCTGGGACATGGCGATACCAATCAGATCATCCTGATCCCTTCGTCCGTCAATGAATGTTTTAAATTTGGCTGGCAAGCGTTTGATATTGCTGAAAAATACCAGACCCCGGTTATCATCCTGAGTGATTTGGATTTGGGGATGAATCTCTGGATGACCAAAAAATTTGATTATCCGGACCAGCCGATAAATCGCGGCAAGATCCTCTGGGAAGAGGACTTGAAGAACTTCGGGCGAGATTGGGGACGCTACCTGGATGTGGATGGCGACGGCATTCCCTATCGGACGGTGATGGGAAATGAAAACCCCCAAGCCCCATATTTCACCCGGGGTACCGGGCATGATGAATATGGCAATTACAGTGAGGCACCTGAAGTTTGGGTTAGGGTGATGGATAGAATCAAGGCGAAGCTTGAAAATGCCCGCGAAGACCTTCCTAAACCGGAATTCCGCCGTTTGGAAGGGGCCAGGATCGGGCTGATCGCTATGGGTTCTACAGAGCCGGCCATGTTGGAAGCTCAGGATAAACTGGAAGCCCTTGGAGTCAAATGTGATTTCATGCGGATCAGGGCACTGCCTTTCTCCAAAGAAGTGAGAAAGTTTATTGAAGAACATGATGTCAATTACGTGGCGGAATTGAACCGGGATGGACATCTGCATCAGATCCTGTCGCTGGATTACTGTCACATGACTGAGAAAATGGTCTCCATTGCATTTATGGACGGGCTGCCAATGACGGCAGATCTGATTGTGAATGCATTGATGGATAGGGAGGGCTAG
- a CDS encoding 2-oxoacid:ferredoxin oxidoreductase subunit beta, translating into MAEKEASTNQIGLTRTDYRGEKSTLCPGCGHNTISAQIIMACYEMNIPPERIVKFSGIGCSSKSPTYFLKKSFGFNGLHGRMPSLALGAAFADRSMKVIGVSGDGDTASIGIGQFKHLIRRNLPMVYIIENNGVYGLTKGQFSATAEKGLELKHQGMNPFMPIDIVKEALVGNASFVARSFAGDPKQVRELLKAALSHNGTSVIDIISPCVSFNNREDTLHSYQWGRQHEAPLHDISFVPTKRAIILDEFEEGSFKEVTLHDGSVVVLKKLETDYDPTDKWQALKILEKGERDHYLVTGLIYVDPDQPSLYDFMNLTEEPLNRVPNSKMRPSKESLDKINQSML; encoded by the coding sequence ATGGCTGAAAAAGAAGCATCAACCAATCAAATTGGTCTAACACGTACAGATTATCGTGGTGAGAAATCCACTCTTTGCCCGGGTTGTGGGCACAATACTATATCAGCCCAGATCATCATGGCCTGCTATGAGATGAACATTCCCCCCGAACGGATCGTCAAATTCAGCGGGATCGGCTGTTCAAGCAAGAGCCCGACCTATTTCCTGAAGAAATCCTTTGGGTTCAACGGTTTGCACGGCCGGATGCCTTCATTGGCATTGGGAGCAGCCTTTGCGGATCGCAGCATGAAAGTGATAGGCGTCTCCGGCGATGGTGACACGGCCAGCATTGGTATTGGTCAGTTCAAGCATCTCATCCGCCGCAACCTTCCAATGGTTTATATCATTGAGAATAACGGTGTTTATGGCCTGACCAAGGGGCAATTCTCTGCGACGGCGGAGAAAGGTCTGGAGCTTAAGCACCAAGGAATGAACCCCTTCATGCCGATTGATATTGTCAAAGAAGCTCTGGTGGGGAATGCTAGCTTTGTGGCTCGATCATTTGCCGGCGACCCTAAGCAAGTTCGTGAGCTGTTGAAAGCAGCGCTTAGTCACAATGGCACTTCAGTGATCGATATTATCAGTCCTTGTGTAAGCTTTAATAACCGCGAGGATACACTTCACTCGTATCAATGGGGCCGTCAACATGAAGCGCCGCTGCATGATATTTCATTCGTGCCGACAAAGAGAGCGATTATTTTGGATGAATTCGAAGAAGGTTCCTTCAAGGAAGTGACCTTGCACGATGGCTCAGTGGTTGTCTTGAAAAAACTGGAAACGGATTATGATCCGACGGATAAGTGGCAGGCTTTGAAAATCCTTGAAAAAGGTGAGCGAGATCATTACCTCGTGACCGGATTGATCTATGTCGATCCTGACCAGCCATCACTCTATGATTTCATGAACCTGACGGAAGAACCGCTGAATAGAGTTCCCAACAGTAAGATGCGACCTTCCAAGGAAAGTCTGGATAAGATCAACCAGAGTATGTTGTAG
- a CDS encoding alcohol dehydrogenase catalytic domain-containing protein, whose translation MQTYPMAIITEPGKVAFEDHPMNNLLPDEVRIKVKYAAICGSDLHLYKGLHPSVSLPSAVGHELSGVVIEKGSEVTNLQVGDRVTVEPVIACGKCHFCLRGQYHLCQDVSFHYRRGQGAFGEYFIAPARYVFRLPDSVSLETGALVEPLSVALHAVNKCEMHLGQSTAVFGAGAIGLLVVMLASRRTQGQTFSIDINQFRLDKALEIGATMAINNLEENSVETILNQTERLGVDFSFEAAGFAQTLEQTLQSVRKGGLSTLIGIFEDPFPKVPINLFIQKEITLSGSQGYNWDFQDALTILDQNKLSLETLVTHRFPLEKVQDAFSLLTQRGNQAIKVLIEM comes from the coding sequence ATGCAAACCTATCCGATGGCCATTATCACTGAACCAGGAAAGGTCGCTTTTGAAGATCATCCCATGAACAACCTACTGCCTGATGAGGTGCGGATTAAGGTCAAATACGCGGCAATCTGCGGCAGCGATCTGCACTTATACAAAGGTCTGCATCCTTCTGTCTCCTTGCCCAGCGCCGTGGGGCACGAACTCTCCGGCGTAGTCATCGAAAAGGGCTCGGAAGTGACAAACCTTCAGGTTGGTGATCGAGTAACGGTGGAGCCAGTCATCGCCTGCGGGAAATGCCATTTTTGTCTGCGAGGTCAATACCACCTTTGCCAAGATGTCAGTTTCCACTACCGGCGTGGGCAAGGTGCTTTTGGCGAATATTTCATAGCCCCCGCCCGGTATGTTTTCCGCCTTCCCGATTCGGTATCGCTGGAAACGGGGGCATTGGTTGAACCCCTTTCGGTAGCTCTGCACGCTGTTAATAAATGCGAAATGCACCTTGGTCAATCTACTGCAGTGTTCGGTGCAGGTGCGATCGGCCTACTGGTCGTTATGCTAGCTAGCCGTCGGACCCAAGGACAAACATTCTCTATTGATATCAATCAATTCCGACTGGATAAAGCCCTCGAAATTGGTGCCACCATGGCGATCAATAACCTTGAAGAAAACTCTGTCGAAACCATCCTCAACCAGACTGAAAGGTTGGGCGTGGACTTTTCTTTTGAAGCTGCTGGCTTTGCCCAAACATTGGAACAAACACTCCAGTCAGTACGAAAAGGCGGCTTGTCCACTTTAATTGGTATTTTTGAAGATCCCTTCCCCAAAGTGCCAATCAACCTCTTCATCCAAAAAGAGATCACTCTCTCCGGTTCGCAGGGCTATAACTGGGATTTTCAGGATGCCCTCACAATCCTGGATCAAAACAAGCTCTCATTGGAAACATTGGTAACACATCGGTTTCCATTGGAAAAAGTACAGGATGCTTTCAGCCTGCTGACACAGCGAGGTAATCAGGCCATTAAAGTGCTGATTGAGATGTAA
- a CDS encoding fumarylacetoacetate hydrolase family protein, with amino-acid sequence MRYLTYLDENGKHQPACLMDGRAVEFPPLLQAIGEITTFQAHSVKGLLSLTPAQKALLNQTCLNHLNMGEGLDLDKLTLAPPIPNPGKIICIGMNYPSRADTPRPEYPVVFLKPTSGLSSHRAPIRLARACENVHFEAELAFYIADTCHNVPLSEARSHIAGYTIANDVGDQTIEKRTSQWTSGKMFDTFTPTGPVFVPADEITDPQDLMIRTWRNGDLVQESSTVRMLFTVDEILAYLSTLTTLQPGDLVLTGSPKLFHGELVFHPPLEPGEEIKITISSLGTLINHIEQGA; translated from the coding sequence ATGCGATACCTGACCTATCTGGACGAGAATGGGAAACACCAGCCAGCCTGTCTGATGGATGGCCGGGCGGTTGAATTTCCACCGCTCTTGCAGGCCATTGGTGAAATAACAACTTTTCAAGCACATTCAGTAAAAGGCCTCCTCTCACTAACCCCAGCGCAAAAGGCACTCCTGAACCAAACCTGTTTAAATCACTTAAACATGGGAGAGGGCCTTGACCTGGATAAACTCACCCTTGCCCCTCCTATCCCCAATCCCGGCAAGATAATTTGCATTGGGATGAACTATCCATCCAGGGCAGACACTCCTAGGCCTGAATATCCGGTCGTGTTCCTGAAGCCGACCAGCGGTCTCTCATCTCATCGTGCACCGATACGCCTTGCCAGAGCCTGTGAAAATGTCCATTTCGAAGCAGAATTAGCCTTTTATATCGCTGATACCTGCCACAACGTTCCCCTTTCGGAAGCCCGGAGTCACATTGCTGGATATACCATCGCGAATGATGTTGGCGATCAAACGATTGAAAAACGCACATCTCAATGGACCAGTGGGAAAATGTTCGATACTTTCACACCTACAGGCCCAGTCTTCGTGCCCGCCGATGAAATAACAGACCCACAGGACTTGATGATCCGAACCTGGCGCAACGGCGACCTGGTGCAGGAATCCTCAACCGTCAGGATGCTATTTACCGTGGACGAAATCTTAGCCTATCTATCCACCCTTACTACGCTCCAACCTGGTGACCTTGTCCTGACAGGAAGCCCAAAATTATTTCATGGCGAATTGGTTTTCCATCCACCCCTGGAACCCGGTGAAGAGATCAAAATCACAATCTCGTCGTTAGGCACCCTTATTAATCATATTGAACAAGGAGCATAA
- a CDS encoding enoyl-CoA hydratase/isomerase family protein: MTNQKRNGFSEETSAFQVTSPVDNVALITIQSEPLGVLRHAVKRALMSAIRKLEDDPKIRCLLLTGVGKAFSVGSDIHDFSPEPGWLLENDYWESSLNQMIEDARFPVIAVCNGFTFGGGAVLSLACDFRIAADTAKFGFPEVKVGAFASGSGTQRLPRLVGRGRALDLLLTGRTVDAEEALRIGLVEYVFPSATLMEEALGIAQTIASYASSSIESTKICVNAGLREGMEKGLVLESDLRVKTGGNADSLEGRNAFLDKRPPKFNQD; encoded by the coding sequence ATGACCAACCAAAAACGAAATGGCTTTTCTGAGGAAACCTCCGCCTTTCAGGTGACCAGCCCAGTAGATAACGTCGCCTTAATCACCATCCAGTCTGAGCCCCTCGGGGTGCTGCGCCATGCGGTCAAAAGGGCATTGATGTCGGCTATACGAAAACTAGAAGATGATCCCAAAATTCGCTGCTTGTTGTTGACCGGGGTCGGAAAAGCCTTTTCGGTCGGCTCAGATATTCACGACTTCAGCCCCGAACCCGGCTGGCTGTTGGAAAATGACTACTGGGAATCCTCCCTCAACCAGATGATTGAGGATGCCCGGTTCCCCGTGATCGCCGTATGCAACGGCTTCACTTTTGGTGGCGGCGCAGTCCTATCACTGGCTTGCGATTTCCGAATTGCAGCTGACACCGCCAAATTCGGTTTCCCTGAGGTCAAAGTTGGCGCTTTCGCCTCCGGCAGTGGTACCCAACGCCTGCCGCGGCTTGTTGGTCGCGGAAGAGCGCTGGATCTCCTTCTAACCGGCCGCACTGTTGATGCTGAGGAAGCCCTACGGATCGGTTTGGTGGAATATGTTTTTCCTTCTGCAACCCTCATGGAGGAGGCTTTAGGCATTGCACAGACAATCGCCTCCTACGCCAGCTCATCCATTGAATCCACAAAAATATGTGTCAACGCAGGCCTCCGAGAAGGAATGGAAAAAGGATTGGTTTTGGAAAGTGACCTGCGGGTAAAAACTGGTGGAAACGCAGATTCGCTGGAAGGCCGCAATGCCTTTCTAGATAAAAGACCTCCAAAATTCAATCAGGATTAG
- a CDS encoding 3-oxoacid CoA-transferase, with translation MKIVSLQKAVKYIKDSDLLLIGGSGGGHAVPEALIVALEERYLAENQPHNLTLLHPVGIGDNISQGVGHLAHPGLVKRIVTGALVNSPAFQKRAAENTVEAYTLPQGALSQLMREMAAGRPGLLSHVGLHTYIDPRQDGGRQSKCAKEDLVELVKLDGKEWIFYKPYCVDVAFLRGTTADEDGNVSMEKEAVFGEMLPMAQATHRNGGLVIVQVERITQRGTIPAKNIKIPGMLVDLIVIDPHQRQTYLTDYSAAYAGEIRLPEDSITPLPFNARKIIARRAAMELRPNAICNLGAGVSTGIGTIAAEEGIAGEITLTNEQGLNGGSPSSDAGAAINYTSIVDQPYQFDFYDGGGLDLAFLSFAEVDANGSVNVSRFGDRIIGVGGFVNISQNAKKVMFSGTLTAGGLDIAIEDGKLNIRKEGRSKKFVSKLQQVSYNGNFADQRGQEALYITERAVFRKKDGQLELIEIAPGIDLDQDVLNQMEINPLISPDLKLMDERLFRPEPIGLNADLLSKSPLNIPERLRKEE, from the coding sequence TTGAAGATTGTATCCCTGCAAAAAGCTGTGAAATATATCAAAGATTCCGATTTGCTGCTAATTGGGGGATCAGGTGGAGGGCATGCCGTACCGGAAGCCCTGATTGTCGCACTTGAAGAAAGATATCTGGCAGAAAACCAACCGCATAATCTGACGCTGCTACACCCTGTGGGCATAGGCGACAATATCAGCCAGGGGGTTGGCCATCTGGCCCATCCCGGCTTGGTAAAAAGAATTGTGACAGGCGCGCTGGTCAACAGTCCAGCTTTCCAAAAGCGTGCTGCTGAAAACACCGTTGAAGCTTATACCCTGCCACAGGGTGCCCTCTCTCAATTGATGCGCGAAATGGCAGCTGGCAGACCTGGCTTACTTTCTCATGTCGGGCTCCACACCTATATTGATCCCCGCCAGGACGGTGGACGTCAGAGTAAATGTGCCAAGGAAGACCTGGTGGAACTGGTCAAACTGGACGGAAAAGAATGGATCTTTTATAAGCCCTATTGTGTAGATGTGGCATTTCTTCGAGGTACTACTGCTGATGAAGACGGCAATGTCTCGATGGAAAAAGAAGCCGTTTTTGGAGAAATGCTGCCTATGGCCCAAGCCACGCACCGAAATGGGGGCTTGGTAATCGTCCAAGTTGAACGAATCACCCAGCGTGGCACCATCCCTGCCAAAAACATCAAGATACCCGGTATGCTGGTGGACTTAATCGTAATAGACCCGCATCAACGCCAAACCTATCTTACAGATTACAGCGCAGCCTACGCCGGTGAGATCCGATTACCTGAAGACTCAATCACACCACTCCCCTTCAATGCCCGTAAGATCATCGCGAGACGAGCGGCAATGGAACTTCGCCCTAACGCCATCTGCAACCTGGGCGCCGGTGTTTCCACTGGCATTGGCACCATTGCAGCAGAGGAAGGGATTGCGGGAGAGATAACTTTGACCAATGAACAGGGGCTGAACGGTGGTTCGCCCTCCTCTGATGCTGGTGCGGCCATTAATTACACCTCCATAGTGGACCAGCCCTATCAATTTGATTTCTATGACGGGGGTGGGTTGGATCTGGCTTTTCTTTCTTTTGCTGAAGTTGATGCCAACGGGAGTGTGAACGTCAGCCGTTTCGGTGATCGGATCATTGGTGTGGGTGGTTTTGTCAATATCAGCCAAAATGCCAAGAAGGTGATGTTCAGCGGCACTCTCACCGCAGGCGGATTGGATATTGCTATTGAAGATGGAAAATTAAATATCCGAAAAGAAGGACGCAGCAAGAAGTTTGTCTCAAAGCTGCAGCAGGTAAGTTACAATGGCAACTTCGCTGACCAACGCGGACAGGAAGCCCTTTATATCACTGAAAGGGCAGTCTTCCGCAAGAAAGATGGTCAGCTTGAACTGATTGAGATCGCTCCGGGCATCGACCTTGATCAGGATGTACTAAATCAGATGGAGATCAACCCCCTGATCTCACCTGATCTAAAATTAATGGATGAACGTCTCTTCAGGCCTGAACCAATAGGTCTTAATGCAGACTTGCTGTCCAAATCCCCTCTAAATATTCCCGAGCGGTTGCGCAAGGAGGAGTGA
- a CDS encoding GntR family transcriptional regulator, giving the protein MDNPFGTSNNRPPQLKEDFAYDMIKEAILGGDLRPNQQISLSTLSKQLGVSIIPVNQAIRRLISEGLVKQDPHHSPCVAEFSSDALQEILTIRYHLEELAMREAIPNIGEEEMAELRKLKEEMDENVESSDMHAYGIENRAFHMKIYSYCPYPLLYELIDDLWNKAELNRSRSVFSLVQDMAQHSQFDHEKLLELIEAKKIDEAIEALHFHRIYSRDRLLEKIT; this is encoded by the coding sequence ATGGATAACCCATTTGGAACATCAAATAATCGACCGCCTCAACTGAAAGAGGACTTTGCTTACGATATGATCAAGGAAGCAATCCTCGGGGGTGACCTGCGTCCGAACCAGCAAATCAGTCTGAGTACTTTATCCAAGCAACTAGGGGTTAGTATTATCCCGGTCAACCAAGCCATACGGAGACTAATCTCTGAAGGGTTGGTTAAACAGGATCCGCATCATTCGCCTTGTGTTGCTGAGTTTTCATCCGATGCTCTGCAAGAAATTTTGACCATTCGTTATCATCTTGAAGAATTGGCGATGCGTGAGGCAATTCCCAATATTGGGGAAGAGGAGATGGCGGAACTCCGAAAATTAAAAGAAGAAATGGACGAAAATGTGGAATCAAGCGATATGCATGCGTACGGTATCGAAAACCGTGCCTTTCACATGAAGATCTATTCTTACTGTCCTTACCCCTTGCTTTATGAATTAATCGATGACCTTTGGAATAAAGCCGAGTTAAATCGCAGCCGTTCAGTATTCTCTCTGGTTCAGGACATGGCTCAGCACTCTCAATTTGATCATGAAAAATTATTGGAGTTGATCGAGGCCAAGAAAATTGATGAAGCCATTGAGGCGCTGCATTTCCATCGGATATATTCCCGAGACAGATTATTAGAAAAAATCACTTAA